One genomic window of Gemmatimonadales bacterium includes the following:
- a CDS encoding serine/threonine-protein kinase yields the protein MSQRRCPKCHTVYAGDARFCPKDGSQLVDVASAPAVASTGSAGSTQIRQAVKPKPTAADPAKTLRDQVLDQRYQVVRKLGEGGMSFVYEAKDISSGESVAVKIMTPKLAQDRTAAERLRREAGLAMRLDHPNICRIMRLGETEDGLIYLVMPLLKGELLSDKEVREGPIPLEIGVPIMRQVCDALDVAHQQQIIHRDLKPENIFICPEPSGALKAVVTDFGLAKERRAEPGMAKLTATGIILGTPEFMSPEQIRGKPLDGRSDIYALGLVAYEMFTGKLPFEGKTAQDMMIARLRGQPLPLRKARSDLEFSAAFEKALMKAIEADAAARYQTAGEFGKALEEAAGESGGGMMGKLKKLF from the coding sequence GTGAGCCAACGGCGTTGTCCCAAGTGCCACACCGTCTACGCGGGCGACGCGCGGTTCTGCCCGAAGGACGGCTCCCAGCTGGTGGACGTCGCGTCGGCCCCGGCCGTCGCCTCGACGGGATCCGCGGGATCGACCCAGATCCGCCAGGCGGTCAAGCCCAAGCCGACCGCCGCCGACCCGGCCAAGACGCTGCGCGACCAGGTCCTGGATCAGCGCTACCAGGTGGTCCGCAAGCTGGGCGAAGGCGGGATGTCCTTCGTGTACGAGGCGAAGGACATCTCCAGCGGCGAGTCGGTGGCGGTGAAGATCATGACGCCCAAGCTCGCCCAGGACCGGACCGCGGCGGAGCGCCTGCGGCGCGAGGCCGGTCTCGCGATGCGGCTCGACCATCCCAACATCTGCCGCATCATGCGGCTCGGGGAGACCGAGGACGGGCTGATCTACCTCGTCATGCCGCTCCTCAAGGGAGAGCTGCTGTCGGACAAGGAGGTCCGCGAGGGCCCCATCCCGCTCGAGATCGGCGTGCCGATCATGCGCCAGGTGTGCGACGCGCTGGACGTCGCCCACCAGCAGCAGATCATCCACCGGGACCTCAAGCCGGAGAACATCTTCATCTGCCCGGAGCCGAGCGGCGCCCTCAAGGCGGTCGTGACGGACTTCGGTCTCGCCAAGGAGCGGCGCGCCGAGCCGGGCATGGCCAAGCTGACGGCGACCGGCATCATCCTCGGCACGCCGGAATTCATGAGCCCCGAGCAGATCCGCGGCAAGCCGCTGGACGGCCGCTCCGACATCTACGCGCTCGGGCTGGTGGCCTACGAGATGTTCACCGGCAAGCTGCCCTTCGAGGGCAAAACGGCCCAGGACATGATGATCGCGCGGCTCCGCGGGCAGCCGCTGCCGCTCCGCAAGGCGCGCAGCGACCTCGAGTTCAGCGCGGCGTTCGAAAAGGCGCTGATGAAGGCGATCGAGGCCGATGCCGCGGCCCGCTACCAGACCGCCGGCGAGTTCGGCAAGGCGCTCGAGGAGGCGGCGGGCGAGAGCGGCGGCGGCATGATGGGGAAGCTGAAGAAGCTGTTCTAG
- a CDS encoding saccharopine dehydrogenase C-terminal domain-containing protein, producing MKFLVIGAGKQGSACAFDLLQQPATRHVVLADRALDRVPAFLDPWKGGALELEHLDLRDERAVATAVGRADCVLSAAPYYFNHDLARLAVKAGVSFADLGGNTEIVFKQKGLHAEAAGRGVSVVPDCGLAPGMVNILAAEGIHRLDETESVKIFVGGLPQKPEPPLNYMVVYSLEGAFDYYTSPSWVLRGGQRVQVEPLSEIEHVVFPDPIGKLEAFHTGGGISTLPFSWEGRIRTMEYKTLRYPGHVAIMKPIRELGLLGTEPVEVNGVQVRPRDAFIAIVSPTLTKPQGRDLVALVVDVRGTKAGKPAATRWQLVDRYDDRSHVTAMMRTTGYSLAITGLLQLDGRISAKGVHTPDECVPAGPYLEELAKRGIVVEETRQ from the coding sequence GTGAAGTTCCTCGTGATCGGCGCGGGAAAGCAGGGTTCCGCCTGCGCCTTCGACCTGCTGCAGCAGCCGGCGACCAGGCACGTCGTGCTGGCCGACCGCGCGCTCGACCGCGTGCCGGCCTTCTTGGATCCGTGGAAGGGCGGCGCGCTCGAGCTGGAGCACCTCGACCTCAGGGACGAGAGGGCGGTGGCGACGGCCGTGGGCCGCGCCGACTGCGTGCTCTCGGCGGCCCCGTACTACTTCAACCACGACCTCGCCCGCCTGGCCGTGAAGGCCGGCGTGTCCTTTGCCGATCTCGGCGGCAATACCGAGATCGTATTCAAGCAGAAGGGTCTCCACGCCGAGGCCGCCGGGCGCGGCGTCTCCGTGGTGCCCGACTGCGGCCTCGCGCCCGGGATGGTCAACATCCTCGCGGCCGAGGGGATCCACCGGCTGGACGAGACGGAGAGCGTCAAGATCTTCGTCGGGGGGCTGCCCCAGAAGCCGGAGCCGCCGCTCAACTACATGGTGGTGTACTCGCTGGAGGGCGCGTTCGACTACTACACGTCGCCCAGCTGGGTCCTGCGGGGCGGCCAGCGCGTCCAGGTGGAGCCGCTGTCGGAGATCGAGCACGTCGTCTTCCCCGACCCGATCGGCAAGCTGGAGGCGTTCCACACCGGCGGCGGCATCTCGACGCTGCCCTTCAGCTGGGAGGGCAGGATCCGCACGATGGAGTACAAGACCCTCCGCTACCCGGGCCACGTCGCGATCATGAAGCCGATCCGCGAGCTGGGGCTCCTGGGGACCGAGCCGGTGGAGGTGAACGGTGTGCAGGTCCGGCCCCGGGACGCGTTCATCGCCATCGTCTCGCCGACGCTGACCAAGCCGCAGGGCCGGGACCTGGTCGCTCTCGTGGTGGATGTGCGTGGGACGAAGGCCGGCAAGCCGGCTGCGACCCGCTGGCAGCTGGTGGACCGCTACGACGACCGGAGCCACGTGACCGCGATGATGCGCACGACCGGATACTCCCTCGCGATCACCGGCCTGCTGCAGCTCGACGGCCGCATCTCGGCCAAGGGCGTGCATACGCCCGACGAATGCGTGCCGGCGGGGCCCTACCTCGAGGAGCTGGCGAAGCGCGGGATCGTGGTGGAGGAGACG
- a CDS encoding diguanylate cyclase, with protein MTGLGQLVGAKVLVADDDAALVGTLTWILKEQGCHVVAVPDGQNLLEQLSLERPDLVLLDIMMPKVDGLQLLERIRSEPRWHDLPVLMISSMDAEDGTAKALGLGASDFVAKPFRVKELLARVEAQLKRGRELRSAREDARARGAIADILHELTDTLKPDEIYHILARRVARALNISRCSLVLAKPGDVYGTVVAAYENPMLRNLRIELARYPEMLKALESDQPVIVGDVGSDPLFVEVRAMWAKNGIPVPTQSVVALPFRMREEQCGVLYLRTVHGEAPLERDDAQFADTVIKAAVAAIEKAHDFETVVSDKERLEWLAATDPLTGCLNRRALLEAVEREVDRARRYNLVLALLMVDLDHFKRINDTLGHLVGDTVLRQLGELLRRDARSVDAVARYGGEEFVILLPETAAHGAMIFADRMRQRIANFTFGDPARPVRITVSVGVACFPDPAVDSPESFIALADAALYRAKADGRNVVRQ; from the coding sequence GTGACCGGACTCGGCCAGCTCGTCGGCGCGAAGGTGCTGGTGGCGGATGACGACGCCGCCCTGGTGGGGACCCTGACCTGGATTCTCAAGGAGCAGGGCTGCCACGTGGTCGCCGTGCCCGACGGGCAGAACCTCCTGGAGCAGCTGAGCCTGGAGCGCCCGGACCTGGTCCTGCTGGACATCATGATGCCGAAGGTGGACGGGCTGCAGCTGCTGGAGCGGATCCGCAGCGAGCCGCGGTGGCACGACCTCCCGGTGCTGATGATCTCCTCGATGGACGCCGAGGACGGGACGGCGAAGGCGCTGGGCCTGGGCGCGTCGGACTTCGTGGCCAAGCCGTTCCGGGTCAAGGAGCTCCTGGCGCGCGTGGAGGCGCAGCTCAAGCGCGGCCGCGAGCTGCGCTCGGCGCGGGAGGACGCGCGGGCGCGCGGCGCCATCGCGGACATCCTGCACGAGCTCACCGACACGCTGAAGCCCGACGAGATCTACCACATCCTGGCACGGCGGGTGGCGCGGGCGCTCAACATCTCCCGCTGCTCGCTGGTGCTGGCCAAGCCCGGGGACGTGTACGGCACGGTGGTCGCGGCCTACGAGAACCCGATGCTGCGCAACCTGCGCATCGAGCTGGCCCGCTACCCCGAGATGCTCAAGGCGCTGGAGAGCGACCAGCCCGTCATCGTGGGCGACGTCGGGAGCGATCCGCTGTTCGTCGAGGTGCGGGCGATGTGGGCCAAGAACGGCATTCCGGTGCCGACCCAGTCGGTGGTGGCCCTGCCGTTCCGGATGCGGGAGGAGCAGTGCGGCGTGCTCTACCTGCGCACGGTGCACGGCGAGGCGCCCCTGGAGCGCGATGACGCGCAGTTCGCGGACACCGTGATCAAGGCCGCGGTTGCGGCGATCGAGAAAGCGCACGACTTTGAGACCGTCGTCTCGGACAAGGAGCGGCTCGAGTGGCTGGCGGCCACCGACCCGCTGACCGGGTGCCTCAACCGCCGGGCGCTGCTGGAGGCGGTGGAGCGGGAGGTGGACCGGGCGCGGCGCTACAACCTGGTGCTGGCGCTGCTGATGGTGGATCTGGACCACTTTAAGCGGATCAACGACACGCTCGGCCACCTGGTCGGCGACACCGTGCTGCGCCAGCTGGGCGAACTGCTGCGGCGCGACGCGCGCTCGGTGGACGCGGTGGCCCGGTACGGCGGTGAGGAGTTCGTGATTCTGCTGCCCGAGACCGCGGCGCACGGCGCGATGATCTTCGCCGACCGGATGCGGCAGCGCATCGCCAACTTCACCTTCGGGGACCCGGCGCGGCCGGTGCGCATCACGGTCTCGGTCGGGGTCGCCTGTTTCCCGGATCCGGCGGTGGACAGCCCGGAGTCCTTCATCGCTCTGGCCGACGCGGCGCTGTACCGCGCCAAGGCGGACGGCCGCAACGTGGTGCGACAGTGA
- a CDS encoding M1 family aminopeptidase, with protein MALPAAGDTIRAQATIVFRRTGAASDTLALDLVGLVVDSVGATPVAGPQGSARIPFAYDGSSLRIPLPPGPAGQPESVAVFYRGAPRDGLYLRPDGRGREAVFADDWPERARYWLPTVDDPADKAAVSWQVDVPAGWRAVANGRAVRSDRLPDGRTRWEYEERHPIPTYTMVLGAAPLTVSRHRPVIDGGDTIPMEVWAEPEDSAFADSVPFRRATEIVETMQRLVGPFPYEKLAHVESSTRYGGMENSTAIFYAERPYGSRRMGEGVVRHETAHQWFGDAVTERDFHELWLSEGFANYFALVVGAALDGDSVLARGMAGLARGYLASGVVDRPVIDTAVTDLVQLLDANSYNKGAWVLHMLRGTIGDSAFWRGIRGYYRTWRDSSVTSADLQRAMEAAAGRELGWFFRQWLRQPGYPRLDVAWRWDAAGRRVVVDLDQVQPAAWGSFRLPSVALELRDGARVVARRTVAVSGWRQTVTVALPAPPTAVAVDPDGQWLLVAAVRRGS; from the coding sequence ATCGCGCTGCCGGCCGCCGGCGATACGATCCGCGCCCAGGCCACGATCGTGTTCCGGCGCACCGGAGCGGCGTCGGACACACTGGCGCTCGACCTGGTCGGACTCGTCGTGGACTCGGTGGGTGCCACCCCGGTCGCCGGGCCGCAGGGCTCCGCCCGCATCCCCTTCGCCTACGACGGCTCGTCGCTGCGCATCCCGCTGCCGCCGGGGCCGGCCGGCCAGCCCGAGAGCGTCGCCGTGTTCTACCGGGGCGCTCCGCGGGACGGCCTCTATCTCCGGCCGGACGGCCGCGGCCGGGAGGCCGTCTTCGCCGACGACTGGCCGGAGCGCGCCCGCTACTGGCTTCCGACCGTGGACGACCCGGCCGACAAGGCCGCGGTTTCGTGGCAGGTGGACGTGCCCGCCGGGTGGCGGGCCGTGGCGAACGGGCGCGCCGTGCGCAGCGACCGGCTGCCCGACGGCCGAACGCGATGGGAGTACGAGGAGCGTCATCCGATCCCCACCTACACGATGGTGCTCGGGGCCGCGCCCCTGACGGTCAGCCGCCACCGGCCCGTGATCGACGGGGGCGACACGATCCCGATGGAGGTCTGGGCGGAGCCCGAGGACTCGGCCTTCGCCGACTCGGTGCCGTTCCGCCGCGCCACCGAGATCGTGGAGACGATGCAGCGCCTGGTCGGCCCGTTCCCGTACGAGAAGCTGGCGCACGTCGAGTCCTCCACCCGCTACGGCGGGATGGAGAACTCCACCGCCATCTTCTACGCGGAGCGGCCGTACGGATCGCGCCGCATGGGCGAGGGCGTGGTACGGCACGAGACCGCGCACCAGTGGTTCGGCGACGCGGTGACGGAGCGCGACTTCCACGAGCTGTGGCTGTCGGAGGGGTTCGCGAACTACTTCGCCCTGGTGGTCGGCGCCGCGCTGGACGGCGATTCGGTCCTGGCCCGCGGCATGGCCGGCCTGGCGCGCGGCTATCTGGCGTCCGGCGTGGTGGATCGCCCCGTCATCGACACCGCGGTCACCGACCTCGTGCAGCTGCTCGACGCGAACAGCTACAACAAGGGCGCCTGGGTGCTGCACATGCTGCGCGGCACCATCGGCGACAGCGCGTTCTGGCGCGGAATCCGAGGCTACTACCGCACCTGGCGCGACTCGTCGGTCACCAGCGCGGATCTCCAGCGCGCGATGGAGGCCGCCGCCGGCCGGGAGCTGGGCTGGTTCTTCCGCCAGTGGCTGCGGCAGCCGGGTTACCCGCGGCTGGACGTGGCGTGGCGCTGGGACGCGGCTGGACGGCGGGTGGTCGTGGACCTCGACCAGGTCCAGCCTGCGGCGTGGGGATCGTTCAGGCTGCCGTCCGTGGCACTGGAGTTGCGCGACGGAGCGCGGGTCGTGGCGCGCCGCACGGTGGCGGTGTCGGGGTGGCGCCAGACCGTGACCGTCGCGCTCCCCGCTCCTCCTACCGCCGTGGCGGTGGACCCCGACGGCCAATGGCTCCTCGTTGCCGCGGTCCGGAGAGGGTCGTGA
- a CDS encoding PQQ-dependent sugar dehydrogenase gives MRTSVVALVGASLFVAGTPAACLSQEPAGELAAVVVAGHPLQVARGFAVDVYAERLGGARFMALGPDGVPYLSLTREGKVVKLPDANGDGRADTVITVAQGLDAPHGLAFRGDTLYVAETNRVVRFAPGSPAAQVVVPDLPHGSGHFTRTIVFGPSDGKLYISVGSSCNICDERDPRRAAVLRYNADGSGADIFARGLRNSVGLAFDPATGELWGTNNDRDLLGDDLPPDRINVLQQGGDYGWPRCYLPGHPNPEYPNADCDHLAAPGITFQAHSAPLGIAFSTGSQFPPEYRGGAFVAFHGSWNRSVPTGYKVVYVRQHDGRPVAVTDFITGFLPGGADSEWARPVGFLVLRDGSLLVSDDYGGRVFRVHYVGR, from the coding sequence ATGCGAACTAGCGTCGTCGCGCTGGTGGGAGCGTCGTTGTTCGTGGCCGGCACGCCCGCGGCCTGCCTCTCCCAGGAGCCGGCGGGCGAGCTAGCGGCGGTCGTCGTCGCGGGCCACCCGCTGCAGGTGGCGCGGGGCTTCGCCGTGGACGTGTATGCCGAGCGGTTGGGTGGCGCGCGGTTCATGGCTCTGGGCCCGGACGGCGTGCCGTACCTGTCGCTGACACGCGAAGGGAAGGTGGTGAAGCTGCCGGACGCGAACGGGGACGGCCGTGCCGATACCGTGATCACCGTCGCGCAGGGGCTGGACGCTCCGCACGGGCTGGCGTTCCGCGGCGACACGCTGTACGTGGCCGAGACCAACCGGGTGGTCCGCTTTGCGCCCGGGTCTCCGGCGGCGCAGGTGGTGGTGCCGGATCTCCCCCACGGGTCCGGGCACTTCACGCGCACCATCGTGTTCGGCCCGTCCGACGGCAAGCTGTACATTTCCGTCGGCTCCTCGTGCAACATCTGCGACGAACGGGATCCGCGGCGCGCCGCGGTGCTGCGGTACAACGCCGACGGGAGCGGCGCCGACATCTTCGCCCGCGGCCTGCGCAACTCGGTCGGTCTCGCCTTCGATCCCGCGACCGGCGAGCTGTGGGGCACCAACAACGACCGCGACCTGCTGGGCGACGACCTGCCGCCGGACCGGATCAACGTCCTGCAGCAGGGCGGCGACTACGGCTGGCCGCGGTGCTACCTGCCCGGCCACCCGAACCCCGAGTACCCGAACGCGGACTGCGACCATCTCGCGGCGCCCGGGATCACCTTCCAGGCCCACTCGGCGCCGCTGGGCATCGCCTTCTCGACGGGATCGCAGTTTCCGCCCGAGTACCGGGGCGGCGCCTTCGTGGCGTTTCACGGGTCGTGGAACCGCTCCGTGCCGACGGGCTACAAGGTGGTGTACGTGCGGCAGCACGACGGCCGTCCGGTGGCCGTCACGGACTTCATCACCGGTTTCCTGCCGGGAGGCGCCGACAGCGAGTGGGCGCGGCCGGTGGGCTTCCTGGTTCTCAGGGACGGGAGCCTGCTGGTGAGCGACGACTACGGCGGCCGCGTTTTCCGCGTGCACTATGTCGGGCGCTAG
- a CDS encoding thiamine pyrophosphate-dependent enzyme yields MKRFPAFDPPEYVDWAADPALVAAYAETLRRDPARRAVVDALDEATLLELYAGLVRTRLQDIALKRWVRTGVISKAWLGTGEEAMTVGPVHALDRSRDIVVPMIRNAGACAEMGMPIADGFRSYLGTADAPSGGRDLHAGSFAHRVLQPISHVGDVVPVVTGLALVSRIRGESFLALTWIGDGSTKTGTAHEGLNFAAVQRVPAIFIIHNNQVALGTRLGQHHLPEDFAELPDAYGMAGGVFDGNNVLDAYAATRLAAERCRAGGGPVMLVGNTFRMGGHATHDEREARALFPADVFAEWGRKDPIGLFEEHLKGLGVAASMLADAEARVEAEVAQAEQEALRSRDDRVPAPATAVEGVYAN; encoded by the coding sequence GTGAAGCGCTTCCCCGCCTTCGACCCGCCCGAGTACGTCGACTGGGCCGCCGATCCCGCACTCGTCGCCGCCTATGCCGAGACGCTCCGGCGGGACCCGGCGCGACGCGCCGTCGTGGACGCGCTGGACGAGGCCACCCTGCTCGAGCTGTACGCCGGCCTGGTGCGCACCCGCCTCCAGGACATCGCGCTCAAGCGCTGGGTCCGGACCGGCGTCATCTCCAAGGCGTGGCTGGGCACGGGCGAGGAGGCGATGACCGTCGGCCCGGTGCACGCGCTGGACCGCTCCCGTGACATCGTGGTGCCGATGATCCGCAACGCCGGCGCGTGCGCCGAAATGGGCATGCCGATCGCCGACGGCTTCCGCAGCTACCTCGGCACGGCCGACGCGCCCTCGGGCGGCCGCGACCTGCACGCGGGCTCGTTCGCGCACCGGGTGCTCCAGCCGATCTCCCACGTGGGCGACGTCGTGCCGGTGGTGACCGGCCTGGCGCTCGTGAGCCGGATCCGCGGCGAGAGCTTCCTCGCCCTGACCTGGATCGGCGACGGCTCGACCAAGACCGGGACCGCGCACGAGGGTCTCAACTTCGCCGCGGTCCAGAGGGTGCCGGCGATCTTCATCATCCACAACAACCAGGTCGCGCTGGGCACGCGACTCGGGCAGCACCACCTCCCCGAGGATTTCGCCGAGCTGCCGGACGCCTACGGGATGGCCGGCGGGGTGTTCGACGGCAACAACGTGCTCGACGCCTACGCTGCGACCCGGCTGGCGGCGGAGCGGTGCCGCGCCGGCGGCGGCCCCGTGATGCTGGTAGGCAACACGTTCCGGATGGGCGGCCACGCCACCCACGACGAGCGGGAGGCCCGCGCGCTGTTCCCGGCGGACGTGTTCGCCGAGTGGGGACGGAAGGACCCGATCGGTCTGTTCGAGGAACACCTGAAGGGCCTCGGTGTCGCAGCCTCGATGCTCGCCGATGCGGAGGCGCGGGTCGAGGCCGAGGTGGCGCAAGCGGAGCAGGAGGCTCTGCGCAGCCGCGACGACCGGGTGCCGGCGCCGGCCACGGCGGTGGAGGGAGTGTATGCGAACTAG